The genomic stretch TCCCGAATGGGTTGGGGGGTTAAACGGGTTGGTCCGAATGGGttgcaaattttaattaaaaaatattgttttaGGGGTTTATTGTATTTTTGAATTTCATATGGCACAATCGTTATACGCATTTGCTTATTCAATCTTCATTCTACACTTGTCTACTCGATCCCACAATATCAACTTTTAAGTTCCACCTCTACTCATTATTCCATCGTCTCATCATCTAACATTGTTGTCTTACCACCACTAAAGTCAATCAAGACAAAATTAAGAACTAAcccattaaaatatcaatatatttatcattttaataatgattaatgtaagatataatttttaattttcataaagaaTTAATTATGAACAATGCCAAAATAATGACACGAACACAAGCTTTAATTTATGTTGTAGTTGATCGAGATGAAGGGCTTCCTTCCAACTATTATTGAAGAAAACTagtatgaaaatttgaagattttgtatgattctaaaactaagaagaaaaacatatttaaaatttaaaatcatttaTAGAGGAAAATTTTGATACAAGAGATTATTTTCTAAAGCTTTTAGGCCCGAATAGCCTGATGGGTTAGCCCGAAATCCGGCGGGTTAGGGTTAGGATTGAAAATTTATGACCCGAAAAATcaataacccgaatagcccggcAACCCGAttgggttggcccgaacccgaacgggttagCCTGATTGACATCCCTTGTTAaatgaaagaataaaatagaataaaaataaagtagtgAAAAATATATTTCTACTTTTAGAAATTGATTATCTTTGTTGAAATAGAAAATGCTTCATTTTCATTGTAATAAATGGAGTACTTTCatactattaaaataaaatattaaaatgattAAATCCAAAAATCAAAAACTCAAATGTATAATGAATTATAAAATCGGCTAGTATATCAGTATAACACAAcaagaggaatgatatgctgaGCGCCAGCGTGGGCGACTCCCCTTCTCAATTCTCTCTGTTTCTactgttttttttattcttcaatttagtcaaatttttccttttttctctctacaattcACCACTTCTCTCCAATTCTCTACGCATGTTCTTCAATTCTCTCCTTCTGTTTCTGTTTTTGTCATTCTACTACAATTTAGTCGATACtctcccttttttttctttctacaatCCTCTTTCAATTATGTgtctattttttcttctcaattcttattttctatcaGTGATGCTTctttcaattctctctctctctctcagtgATGCTTATATTGTTTCTGTTAGACTTGTTCTCAAATTTTGACTCtccaatttttgaaaattatcaTCCCCAAATCTGAATTGATATTCCGCTTTGATTTGTGTTTGGAGAAAAAAACGTTGGGGAATCTCAATTCCTCTGTGTGAGTTTTTCTATATCTTTCCAAATTTGAGATTATTGAAATATTAGGAGAAGTTAGAAATTACTAAAAGATGAGATGTGTGCAATTTGATTTTGGAGAAAAAGAGTAGAAAGATAGAATTGAGCAGATGATATttgtgagagaaaaaaaaatatgcagATAGATTTTTTGATTCAATACAGATTTATGAAGAAAGGAGAAATAATTTCAAAGTACTAgtattataaaaaatgaaaattaaaaataatttaaaactaaaaattaaaagaaaatttgaaaaaagtgGCGAAAGAACCAGTCGCTCACGCTGGCTCTCATTTTGAACGCTCAGCAGAGCAATCCTCAACACTACAAtatcactcttttttattaCATATACTTATGTaacgataaaaataaaaatataataaaaatatacctTTGAATATCATAATTAATGGTTCTTAATAGAGCTCTTTTTAAAGTAATAACCACTAACAAAAGCGTCACGCCTTTAGCATAGCAATGATTACTCCTAATTTAAAGAATTAGAGCCTTTTTATAATGATAGTCTTTAAAATGATCTAATTATTGATCTACTCCACCACTTTAATCAGGAAATATATATCCTAATCCTACTAGTTTTGTGTATAAAGCAACTATGATGCTATTAGTTTTGGAGTTGGGAGACATCCAAACTAACATACTACcgaataaaaaattagaaaaaggaaaaggtATTAGAAGCACTTTGCAAATAATTATTGTCAGAACAATCATACATTTGTAACCTTAACCCATACACCTCCATGCTTGCAATTATTATAATCGTTGATACAATAAAACTAATCGCAATTTTCTAATGATtcgttttataataaaactagtttataatttattaaatgtcaatttcaatttaaaatttataggtGTATAAATTATTACTGAtgttgtataaaatgatagttaacCTCGTATTACAAATAGGATTATTTCAAAATCTACACTGCTATTATATGGatgataaaaaaacaaatttaaatagTGACTCACGGTGGACTCAAACACGAAACCATTGGCATCCAACATATTTAAACTTACAGTAATACTTATTGTTATATTTTATTCACAAGGTTACAGCGGATTCATGTTATTTCAGTTTGGGTCAAAATGAAGGCCCGTTAGCCTATATTAGGCCCATAAATTGAGCCGGCCCTTGTTTAGTTTAATAAATTGGATTAATAAGTTTGATCAGATTCTGTcccatgaattttaaaattagaatattaaaagatgaagttttatttttttaattgtcccatccatgcataaaatataatatttttacgATATTCAAAGGATGTGTTTcattaaaatatgtatttttcccttttatattcttttattttatcatttctcttcttatattattgaaatattgttgtttttaataatacaaaaagATGTCGTTCTGTGCATGAATGGGACGATTGAGAAAAATctaaacttcatgatttaataTTCCAGTTTCAAAGTTTATAAGACAGAtaagaatttgaccaaatttcgtGATTTAAATGATGGAGAGATTTCGGTTCAATCTCAATACCCAAAAAAATGCAAAgagaaaaacacacaaaattcTGCAAATGCTAGTTGATGATTATCTTTCAAAATACATACTCTAGACGAGCTTTTACAAAATTCAAAGTCCATAAATGGACAAGAGAACAAAATTTCACGACAAAAACAATAGTAACAAAATCGGTTAGATAACAAATATTTCATCCTGTATTCTAGAAACATAGAAACATGCATCTGAAACGTACATTTATCATGTCATAATTAAACAAAGTAGCACAATAATAATGTACATGTGACACATATAGATCAATCCAAACCTTATAAACCAATTACACAACTTTGCCATGAAATTTTGGCATTCTTTGCCAATGAATTCCGAACCTTAAAATCGCAAAAAATCTGCAATTTCAACTCCTCATTTCTCAACAAGCTCCTCATCTCCACCGTCAAATCCATCGCCAGCTCCATGTATTTCTCCGATTCACTCCCCAATCTCTCCTTCACCGCCTTCGGCAGCGCCGCCGTCCCGTTCCCGGCCAAACACACCGTGAAATTCGCATTTCCCTCGTCGTTCCCGTTGATCGTGGCGGGCGCCCTCCCCCGCGCGATCCTCCGGTCCTTAAACTCCAGCGAGGCCGCACCCCCGCCGCAGTAATTCATCGTCAGCCAGGGGTTCCTGTTTCCCGCCCGGATCCCCACGCGGAACTCTGGCGGGCGGCGCGTGGAATTGGAACTGGAACAGGAactggaattggaattggataTTAAATTATTGGTCAAGTTGTAAGCGCGGATGTAGGTAACGTGGAAGGAGGGGGTGAGGGGGCGGTAGAGGGTGGAGCGGGCGGTGAGGACGGCGAGGGAGAGGACGGAGACGATGAGGAAGATGGGGAGGGCGAGGGAGCAGTggaagcggcggcggcggggctGGGAGAGCTTGAGGGCAGTCTTGCGGGTGTGCTCCTCGACAATGCGGGCGTGGTCCGGGGGAGGGACGCGGCACACGCTGTCGAGGGGGAACTGGACCACGTAGGCCTCGTGGCCcggggggagggggagggggcGGATAGGGGCGTCGGCATCGGTGTCGGACGGTGGGGGCCGCTCCTCCATTGGGGGGAGAAGAGCGGCAGCGGATGATGGAGACAGTTTTGGGTGCTTGATTGGTATATGTATCGGAAGTTACTAATATGGGGGGTTCTTTTATTTGCATGGGAATGGTGGTTATCGTTTGCTTTGGGTGGTAAtgcaatttaaatatatatgcgTGTTTGTGGGATGTTGTGTGATCATGGCCATTTTGGACTTTATTATACAACCATCTAATTCTTATCACTTATTTCATTAAATGAACTATTAAAATTATGTTATGTGAAATCTAGTTTTCGATTCATTAAAAAATTTCACAATGTTATTGATAAGAATTTTAGTAAAATGATGAGTGGGGATGTTGTGGGATGCATGGACGTGGTACTAATTGGGctcattattaattttattgggCTCGGTCATATTTGAATTAATGACACTGGCGCAAATGCTCGTGTTAGCCCAAATTTGTGTTCAACCTGCCTAGGGTGCTCTGATTGCCACCGCGTGCCACTCCAAGAGGATCACGAATAATGATTGTACGATTTAGGGTGTGTTCGTTATGTGTGTTGTTAAACCAACCACCTCTATCtctcattcattcattcattctctctctctctcttcggattagggtttccttctccACCTTCTCTCTTAGATCTTTTCCGATCTTCCTCTTGGATCGTTCTCTTCTTTTTTCTAGTGAGATCCTTTCTCTTCCAAAGGCAATTATTGTGTTGAGTCATGAAGTCGGGCTCTTGATTGAACGGTTTTGTTGTACCTGCTAAGCTGGAGGAGGAATCTTCGGTCGATTCAGTGTGTTCTGAGTGATTCACGTATTCTTGATTATCCTGGTTGTTGTTTTGCAAGTGCGGTGTTGTAACACCCACCCTTTTTGATCCCTAGTCGATCCAATATCGTCCTGCATTAGTTGTTATTCTCGTTGGTTCGTGTTTTAAAATGCGCACGATCTCGATAAACATAAAGGAGACATTTAATAGTTTTAGTACAAAAGAATTTGTAAAGTCCTATACTATTACAATTTAAATATTGAGAATATAGCAAAAATAGGACACGCTTCCCGAGTCTCGACAGTTGTGCACATCCAGAACTCCACCTTCATTTCGTACTCCTATCAATTGCAACATCGCACACTTCCGGGACATACAAAAGATAGATAAATATTAGTCGCATCACCATCACATCTTTCAAATCAAGACAAGACTTTTGACGAAATCATATCACATTAAGCACATTTACCAAACGACGGCCGTACTTGCTAGCCGTCATTTTGGCTGACTAGATGTAAGATTCTTTCCTATTATGGTAGTATGAATGATGGGTGTGACAACTTGCCCCTTATGGCAAAAAATCCTTAACACTTGGACAACACTTTGCTCTCATGACTTATGGAATTATCCATCTAGAACTATGCACCCATTTTGTCTATAAATACTCCACCACCTCCGTTCACCTTTCTTTTGTTCCTCCAATTAAAATTTCCAAGACTTTCATTTCATCAAATAAGAGGGCAAGTAGGATTCAAATAGTGAGTTCAAGTAGAAGACGAAAAGGATAGTAAAAGGAACAAGAGGATCAAGCTTTCTCTCACCCGTTACCCTTTTACTGTTAGAAAATTGGGCTTCCACATAACTGATTTAATGTGTATAGCTATCTTTCAGTTGCCCAATTAAAGTGATCTTataaagattaaagtttggtttaaagtgtatttatttgttatggaaataagtgtgGATACCATTTTGTGATTTTCTATTTGACGAGAgaccgaatagaaaataaagggtcttatatttatataaatataagatttAGGTTATGGTCCCCGGACGTCAGAAGAACATTCGatatctctgtattctctcgACAGACTATTGCGAAGAATGTCTCTGATCGTTTCGAAGATCCATAGCCGCTTGCAAAGCAATTCCACCTTTCAATTCGTTATGGATCAAGCTACGCTTCCGCTCTACAGTTTCTGATCCTTCTCcgttgttcttggttaatcatcATGGAGCGCTTCAAGTAATTGTTCACTCAATTAttctaacaagtggtatcagagccactctATTGATGATTGAATTGGAAAAGGAGAATTAGGATTTATTGTTCTCGTTTATATTATGGAATTTCTTGATCTTAGGGTTTTGCGATTCGTTTTATAATTATGCATATATGACTGCCGTTTCGTAATCAATTTCCAAATTCGAGTTTTGGAAAAAGTATTTGCATATATGGCCGCCGTTGATGGTGATTTGATTAATATTGGAATTGATTATGTATCAAATGCGATGTTTCTGTTATCATTACGCATATTGAATTGTCAATATTGCTTTGCACAATACGTGTTTTATTTGGGTTGCTGATTTTGGTGTTATATTTTGGTGAATCAATTTGCGTATACTATGAATTGAATCAAGTTTCTGTTTTGTTATTCAATTACGGCCGCCGCATATGTTGGTTTTACTGGTTAAAATTTGGTTACTCCTTGTGCGCTACTAGATTGTGTTGATGATGAATTGTTTTCTCAATTATTAATTGTGTTGTGTCTACTCGATTCTGTTTTTATCAAAATgaattttgatggattaattgAGTTTCAATTTGTGGCAATTATATATGGAATGAAATTAATAGACATAATATGCGCATGTGCTGTATTGAGTTTGTATGTTATATTAATTGAGATTTGGTTCTAGTCTGAATTAGAAGAAATctcttattttcatatttatgcGTATGTTATGTTGAAGTGAATTAATGTCTCAATTTATGGTGTGTAATGCACGTTTTTTTAAAAAGGTCTTTTACATTAAGGAATTTTAATGATAATTAATTCACATATTGTCTCTCAATTAATTGGCTAATTGATTGGGAATTAAGAATTCTTTTgagaatttaattaaagttttaaatTCAATAATTATGTTGCATGTTGTTTTATgttatactaatatttaaagTAGATTAATCGAAGCAAGACGTTGCAAAAGTAACCTCTCTTGTCTAGTTAGGACGGTAATGTGTGCGTGTTTTTTAATGCGGATATTAGTCGGCCCAAGGGAAGATTAATATTTGGCATGAGATACACATATACATGTGGTGATAAATAAGTGACAATTATCCAGTTTTTGTGTAAGTAATTGTGATGCCCAAAGGTGGACATTACTTGACATGGTCTTATTGTCAGTGTTAGATCACTACAAAGAGGTTGCCACTTACAAGTTTATATTACTGTCCAAAGACTTGATATAAATATTATGCCGGTACCTCGAGATGTtaccatattatttgaattttatgaTGTGAACAAGATAGTTAATTTGGTTTTGTTCTCTATTCAGTTATGATGTCTGCTTCTACAATTTATTTCAATATAAACAATACATTAATGTTAAATGGGTCAAATTTTAAGGGTAGGAAAGATAATATTCTGATTACTCGGGTTGCATGGATCTAGATTACGTGCTAAGGACCGAGCAATTTGTTTCTCGTATGGATAATAGTATTCTTAATCAAAGGAGAAACTATGAAAAGTGAAAATGCTTGAATCACGTAAGTCTAATGATCATTAAGTATAGCATCCTAGATAAGATCAGTGAATATCTTGCCAAAATTAAGGAACGTTTTGCGAAAAATGATAAGGCTGAGACAAGCGTGTTTGATCTCAATAAAGTATAAGGGCAAGGGCAACATAAGGGAGCACATTATGAAAATGCCTCGCGTTGCTTCACTTAAACTTTAATTCTAACTTGCTTGTGCATTTGGTGTTGCACATCTGGTAAATATctaaagaaataaagtaaagagCATTAAGAAAAAAAGTGTACTGAGAATGCTGCTATGGATAAGGGTTCAtcacaaaagaaacaacataaggATAATGATAGTTGTTTCTTTTGTGGTAAACATGGatataaaaggaaaaattgtAAATATCACGCATGTCGTACAAAGGAAGTTACAATTCTTGGTTTGTTCTGTTCTGAAGTTAATTTGACTTTAGTCCCTGGTGCTACTACTCACATAAGGTTATCAATACAAGGCTGTCTGAGCTGCCGAAAGTCAATTGATGGTGAAAGATACATCTAAATGTGATATGACAAATAGGTGGAAGTATAGACTATTGGGCATTGTAGATTGTTAATAGAGACTGGAGTTTTTCTGGTTTTGAAGGACAATTTATAAGATAAAATTTGGTTTCTATTTCTGCTTTGGATAAATTTGGCTTCTCTTGTTCATTGAGAAATAGTAAATTTCTTCCTTCAAATAATTTCAGTATTGAGGGCACTGTTATGTTAAGTGTCTATCAGAATCTTTACATGCTACTTCATATTCAGAAGCTTTACATGTTACATCAAAGAAGCTTTATATGTTAAATCAAAAGGGACTaggtaaaaaattaaataatgaaaataatgaaaatattcAGAAGCTTTACATGTCATAAGCATTTAGGTCATATCTTAAAATCAGAAATTGAGAGACTTGTGTCAGATGGTATATTGAATACACTTATCTTTTCAGATGTTGATTTGTGGGTTCAATGTATCGAAGGAAAATAGATCAAACATTGGAATTAGGTGCCAGTAGAGATACGAATGCCTTAGAATTGATATATACGGACATTTGTGGTCCATTCCCTTCAGATTCCTGGAATGTTCAACAATATTTTGTATCAATCATAGACGATTGTGTTCATTATGGGTACCTATATTTAATCAATCAAAAGTCTGAGGTTCTAGACAAGTTCAAAATATTCATGGCTGGTGTTGAGTTTCAACTCAACAAAGGAATTAAGAAAGGCAAATATGACTGTTGTGGCGAATACTACGACAGAAATGACTGCTTAGGTGAACAATGTCAAAGACCTTTTGCCTTCTATTTGGAAGAGTGTGGGATCGTCATTTAGTACACCATGCTGGGATCGCCTAACATGAGTGGTGTAGCTGAAAGACGAAATAAAACACTTTAATATATGTGAAGGAATATGATATATCATTCTTCCTTGTCGCATTCGCTTTGGGGAGAGGCATTAAAGACTGTAGCATATATTCTCACTTGGGTCATCCACAATAATTTAggggtttttaaattttatgatcaCACAAAAGGAACTAATTTTTGGGACGAGAAATATAGTATTCCTTGAGGATGCTGAGTTTGGGGGGAAGAATGTATTAAGGGGCATTACTTTTGAGGAGGTGTTTGTATCGGCACCTACTACTGCTTCTGACAATGTTTAGGTATCAATTATTATCATTAAAGAAGAAGCAGATTAAGAACCTCAATATGATAATGTTGTAAACGTTCAATCTCATGCGGATGAGATCATTTAAAATCAATCTCAACAACCTCAATTAAGACACTCGTCAATGGTACCACAAATTTTATGAAGCAGTTCAttcatttgaattcaaaaaGAATGCTATTGATGGTTGTGAGTATCACAAGTTCACTGGGAGCAAATGCATCTTCTTGGTATTATATGTCAATGACATATTGATTGTCATTAATGATAAGGATATGTTGCACTAACACTAAGAATTTTCTCTCGAagaaatttgagatgaaagatttcGGGGAACCTCTTTTGTATTTGGAATAGAAATAAATCGAGATAGCTCTCGAGATATTCTTCGGTTGTCACAAAAGGGATGTATTGAAAAAGTGCCTAAAGTATTTTGAGATGCATAATTGCAAGTAAAGAAATACCCATGTGTCTAAAGGAGGCAAACTTAGTCTCATATTCAGTGCCCTAAGATAAATCTTGAGATTTAGAATATGCAAAAGGTCTCATATTGTTAATATGCAAAAGGTCTCATATTGTTAATATGTTGGAGCCTAATGTGTGCTCAAGTATGTATTAGACCCAATTAGGTTTATATTGTTAATATGTTGGGTAGATATTTCAGTAATCCGCTATGGATCATTAGGAAGCAACAAAACGGGTTATATGAGATATTTACAGATAACTAAGCATTACATGCTCACATATAGAAAAATAAGATCATTTGGAGAGATCATTAGGCATTCACTGATTCTGATTTTTTTAGATGCCAATATAGTAAAGGATCTATTTTTAATTTACGTATATCTGTTGGCTGTGGAGTCATTTCATGGAGAAGTGTGGAGCAAGGACTTGTAGCTACTTCTGCCACGACAACAAAATTCGTAACTTATTTTGGGGCATCTAGTAATTGAATATGACTGCAAAAATTTTGTCACGAGGCTGCATATTGTTAAAGTATTGAAAGACCACTTAAGTTATGTTGTGACAATAACTCTGCGGTATTATATTCTAAAACAACATGAGCTTCCTGGTTGTTAAATAAAGGGTTCGGAATGGACAAATACATATAGAGCATAAGGGAACAGATTTGATGATGACAAATCCGTTCATTAAGGGACTATCACCCAAGGTCTTTCATGGGCATGAAGCTCAAATGGGTGTTATGTTGTTTAAGGGAACTTCCGTTCAGTGGAAGTAGTTTTGGTTATTGCTCTATATTGTGTTTTGAACATACAGTTATAAAACTCATGTTACTCTCTGCAGAAATAAAGTATTTTGTTTATCCATTACTTGtgttattttgttttagtttgaTCTCATCAACAATTTAGGAGAACCAGTTGGAAATAGGCATGTATGATCACCATGCATGAAATTTTCATGCTACACTCCATAATTGATCTGttgttgattatatttgcatatgtgattactgatgggtttaatcatgaaaaaatatGGTGACTGCCTCTTTAGTCCTATGTCGATATGGTTGATAATAATAAGATTGTTAAGGAATACACTATGTGATAGCATATTTGAGCGCTCATTCGGTTTGTACACATTTATTTGGTGTCATGTGTtgcccaagtgggagattgttagaaatttgggcttccacatgactaatttaatgtgtatgacTATCTTTCAGTTGCCCAATTAAAGTGATCCTataaagattaaagtttgggctaaagtgtatttatttgttatggaaattAGTGTAGATACCATTTtgtgattttctatttgatgaggagccgaatagaaaataaagggtcttatatttatataaatataagatttAGGTTATGGTCCCCAGACGTCAGAAGAACATTCGATATCTTTGTATTCTCTCAGCAGACTATTGTGAAGAATGTCTTTGATCGTTTCGAGTCGCTGCAAAGCAATTCCGCCTTTCAATTCGTTATGGATCAAGGTACGCTTCCGCTCTACAGTTTCTGCTCCTTCGCcgttgttcttggttaatcatATAGAGCGCTTCAAGTAACTGTTCACTCAATTATTCTAACATTTACTCCTCTCTTCATCAAAGGTAAATGCTCTTGAAACCAAGCTTTATTCATagctcattcatatttttttttcgcCAAAGCATCATAGAAGAAATAGCATGCTCAATATAGTACCATGAACTTAGGTATCTCAACGCATTTTCTAGTGCAACAACTAAGCATGTGAAAATTTAGAGAGAACCAAGCTCACGTTCAAATCCTCAAAACTCAAGCAAGTAGTATAGTCCTTTTTGCGATAACCATAAAAGCAATAATCTTTAATCGAGAACGAGATGGAAATGAGGACTTAGCTTTTAAGAATACATCGATGAACACCGAGATACCGAAGGGCGCTGCTGCGGCCTTGCTCGGAGCCGCCCGCAGCTGCTGCCTCTGCCGGGCAGCCGCCGCTGCGTTCGGAAGCCACacacgctgctgctgctgtcatGAGGCAGCCGCCGCTACTGTCACTCGGCGGCAGCCACCGCTGCTGCCCCTCGGCAGCCATACATGCAGAACCCCTGCCGCCGCTGCCCAACCGCCGGCGCCGTCGTGACCGCCGGTGGCCGCTTCCTGCAGCTCTAAGACAGAGAGGGGGTtttgagggagagagggagacgTTAGGGAGGAAGGAGGCGCAGGAGAGAGTGATCGATGTGAGAAAGGtggatgaagaagaaagaggcCCCCCTCTTGATTTCAAAATCTGATATTGTGTATATGCCGTTTTTGAGAATGAAAAAGATGTTGTGGGCCTTTATTTTAATTGTCTTGGACTCGCACAAATTAATGGATGAatgtaagaaaataattattgtgtATATGCCGTTATTGTGTATATGCCTTTATTTTAATTGTCTTGATTTCAAAATCTGATATTGTGTATATGCCGTTTTTGATTATGAAAAAGATGTTGTGGGCCTTTATTTTAATTGTCTTGGACTCGCACAAATTAATGGATGAatgtaagaaaataattatttcttaattaatctatgaatttaattaatcccctgattaattaatttccagGTAACTAAACCTTGATATTAATGTAAGCACTTAAACAAATGGATCAAGAAACtaaatccacatttaattatCGCAAAGAATTGAAGTAGTTTGAACAATATAAAAACATAGGA from Salvia splendens isolate huo1 chromosome 15, SspV2, whole genome shotgun sequence encodes the following:
- the LOC121766841 gene encoding NDR1/HIN1-like protein 13, whose amino-acid sequence is MEERPPPSDTDADAPIRPLPLPPGHEAYVVQFPLDSVCRVPPPDHARIVEEHTRKTALKLSQPRRRRFHCSLALPIFLIVSVLSLAVLTARSTLYRPLTPSFHVTYIRAYNLTNNLISNSNSSSCSSSNSTRRPPEFRVGIRAGNRNPWLTMNYCGGGAASLEFKDRRIARGRAPATINGNDEGNANFTVCLAGNGTAALPKAVKERLGSESEKYMELAMDLTVEMRSLLRNEELKLQIFCDFKVRNSLAKNAKISWQSCVIGL